A window of the Pontibacillus yanchengensis genome harbors these coding sequences:
- the accD gene encoding acetyl-CoA carboxylase, carboxyltransferase subunit beta, translating to MLKDFFSKKKKYASIPREEAKQDIPEGLMQKCPDCHKIFYRKELKKNLNVCPNCEYHHQMTAYERIDSLFDEGTFEEWDQEIISENPLGFPEYLEKLEKDRKKTGLNEAVVTGKATMEGMETAFAVMDSRFRMGSMGSAVGEKIARAVERARELHIPFIIFTASGGARMQEGVLSLMQMSKTSIAIQRFNEAGGLMISVMTHPTTGGVSASFASIGDYNFAEPGALIGFAGRRIIEQTIREELPEDFQTAEFLLKHGQLDQVIPRHDMKDVLSTLLDLHAEGSKPS from the coding sequence TTGCTTAAAGACTTTTTTAGCAAGAAGAAAAAATATGCATCGATTCCAAGGGAAGAAGCTAAACAAGATATTCCTGAAGGCTTAATGCAAAAATGTCCAGATTGTCATAAAATCTTCTATCGAAAAGAATTGAAAAAAAACTTAAATGTATGCCCAAATTGCGAATATCATCATCAAATGACAGCTTATGAGAGAATTGACAGCTTGTTTGATGAAGGTACTTTCGAAGAATGGGATCAAGAAATTATATCTGAGAACCCTTTAGGATTCCCTGAGTATTTAGAGAAGTTAGAGAAAGATCGTAAGAAGACAGGATTAAATGAAGCCGTCGTAACAGGTAAAGCAACTATGGAAGGAATGGAAACAGCGTTTGCTGTCATGGATTCTCGTTTTCGCATGGGAAGCATGGGATCTGCGGTCGGCGAAAAGATTGCTAGAGCCGTTGAGCGGGCCAGAGAACTACATATTCCCTTCATTATCTTTACTGCTAGTGGTGGAGCACGTATGCAGGAAGGCGTTTTGAGTTTGATGCAAATGTCCAAGACATCTATTGCAATTCAACGTTTTAATGAAGCTGGAGGATTAATGATTTCTGTGATGACCCACCCAACGACAGGTGGCGTTTCGGCTAGTTTCGCCTCAATCGGTGATTATAATTTCGCAGAACCAGGCGCTTTGATAGGATTTGCAGGACGTCGTATTATTGAACAAACAATTCGTGAGGAATTGCCTGAGGATTTCCAGACTGCAGAATTTTTATTAAAGCATGGACAACTTGATCAGGTTATTCCACGACATGATATGAAAGATGTTTTATCAACTCTTCTAGACCTTCATGCAGAAGGGAGTAAGCCATCATGA
- the dnaE gene encoding DNA polymerase III subunit alpha translates to MDFVHLQVRSGYSFMKSTNTIEKVVEQAKQYGYTSLALTDEGVMYGAISFYQTCKKHGIKPIIGLSVPIFIDEEQVDELVLLAQDQQGYENLMQLSSYVQMSEEYVERRELSQYTKGCIGILPIYNSHLQPFILHNQRDELSKELEQWKHVIGPSDFYLGIEDHGLEGERHLQVAIEQVLPAIETPMVALNDVRYIKEDDALAYDCLQSIRKNEHWSQQIEDHSIKHRHLRSMEEMYTLFGEWSKDLLENTKVIADRCNLDLILNRMMLPEYPVPHEVSSADYLRQLCEKGLKRRYTYPNEEITSRLSHELQVIETMGFSDYFLIVWDFITYAKKHNISTGPGRGSAAGSLVSYLLGITEVDPIEYDLLFERFLNPERVSMPDIDIDFSDVKRDQVIQYVMNKYGADHVAQIITFGTFGARSTIRELIKVMGVDNQEASYLMKFIPQTTSQSIVQIVQDSKDLQAYIQQSQTLKRLFKIAARLEGLPRHASTHAAGVIISKQPLMKHVALTEGHDSVPLTQYAMNELETIGLLKMDFLGLRNLTLIEKMTQTIYENEGKDIQFNQKDMVDEKTFALLRSGKTTGIFQLESKGMKDVLMQLRPTHFEDIVAVNALYRPGPMEYIPTYIRRKHGKESVSYPHPDLAPILEKTYGVLVYQEQIMQIANKMAGFSLGQADLLRRAVSKKQQDMMADQEKAFVAGCKENGYSKEVGDQLYEWIVRFSNYGFNRSHAVAYSVISYQLAFLKAHYPASFMAKLMSTVSSDKILSYLREAKELGIIVQPPSINQSFGKFTVENGQIRMGLGMIKGVGRNAILEILQARKQKPFLNLFDFCRRVSLKVINRQVLESLILAGCFDETFDNRASLLASIQHAIEQGELFSDMNDQESLFDDEIELDATYVESEPFDILKRLSFEKEVLGMYVSSHPLESYRSMLRSSGYLSLQDVYKSVKKKRLKAAVVVEEIKTIRTKRGDPMAFLTFIDENSEMEAVIFPDVFRDVKRWLVEEMLVFIEGRIEDRNGKQQWIIESITPFDSESLQGATQQRLFLKIEERESDSITRSIKVISKRYPGEVPIILYYAVRKETFKLAHDYSVSANRESIEQFKELLGEANVVLK, encoded by the coding sequence TAAAACCGATTATTGGGCTATCTGTGCCTATTTTTATAGATGAAGAACAGGTTGATGAGCTTGTTTTATTAGCTCAGGATCAGCAAGGTTATGAAAATCTTATGCAACTGAGTAGTTATGTTCAAATGTCAGAGGAATATGTAGAACGAAGAGAACTTTCACAGTACACTAAAGGTTGTATTGGCATTTTGCCTATCTATAACTCTCATTTACAACCCTTCATCTTACATAATCAGCGTGATGAATTAAGTAAGGAGTTAGAACAGTGGAAGCATGTTATAGGACCTTCTGATTTTTATTTAGGTATAGAAGACCATGGTTTAGAAGGGGAGAGGCACTTACAGGTAGCAATTGAACAAGTCTTACCAGCCATTGAAACCCCAATGGTTGCATTAAATGATGTTCGATATATAAAAGAAGACGATGCACTAGCTTATGATTGTTTACAGAGCATTCGTAAAAATGAACATTGGTCACAACAAATTGAAGATCATTCCATTAAGCATCGGCATCTTCGAAGTATGGAGGAAATGTACACTCTTTTTGGAGAGTGGTCTAAAGACCTACTTGAAAACACAAAAGTGATTGCTGATCGTTGTAATCTTGATCTGATTTTGAATCGTATGATGCTTCCTGAATATCCTGTCCCACATGAAGTAAGTTCTGCAGATTATTTAAGGCAGCTTTGCGAAAAAGGATTAAAGCGTCGGTACACTTATCCAAATGAAGAAATCACATCAAGACTAAGCCATGAATTACAGGTCATTGAAACGATGGGATTCAGTGATTACTTTCTCATTGTTTGGGACTTTATTACCTATGCCAAAAAACATAATATATCTACAGGACCAGGTCGTGGGTCTGCTGCTGGGTCACTCGTATCATACTTACTGGGGATTACAGAGGTCGATCCAATAGAGTATGATTTATTATTTGAACGTTTTTTAAATCCCGAACGTGTCTCTATGCCAGATATTGATATTGATTTTTCTGATGTGAAGAGAGATCAAGTTATCCAGTACGTGATGAATAAATACGGTGCTGACCATGTCGCACAAATTATCACATTTGGTACATTTGGCGCTAGGTCGACTATCCGTGAATTAATTAAGGTGATGGGGGTAGACAATCAAGAAGCGAGTTACTTAATGAAATTCATACCCCAAACAACGTCACAATCCATTGTTCAGATTGTACAAGATTCTAAGGATTTACAAGCATATATTCAACAATCACAAACATTAAAACGGCTATTCAAGATTGCTGCTAGACTTGAAGGACTTCCAAGGCACGCTTCTACACACGCAGCAGGGGTGATTATTAGTAAACAACCATTGATGAAGCATGTTGCACTAACGGAAGGACATGATAGTGTCCCGTTAACGCAATATGCTATGAATGAGTTAGAGACAATTGGTCTATTAAAAATGGACTTCCTTGGTTTGCGTAACTTAACGTTAATCGAAAAGATGACACAGACTATTTATGAGAATGAGGGGAAAGACATTCAATTCAATCAAAAAGACATGGTTGATGAGAAGACATTTGCTTTACTAAGAAGTGGTAAAACTACTGGGATTTTTCAGCTCGAATCAAAAGGGATGAAAGATGTATTAATGCAGTTACGACCTACTCACTTTGAGGATATTGTAGCTGTAAATGCGCTTTACCGACCTGGTCCAATGGAATATATTCCAACTTATATTCGAAGGAAGCACGGTAAAGAATCTGTATCATATCCACATCCCGACTTAGCCCCTATACTAGAAAAAACATATGGTGTATTAGTTTACCAGGAACAAATTATGCAAATCGCGAACAAAATGGCTGGGTTTTCTTTAGGGCAGGCAGATTTATTAAGGAGAGCGGTAAGTAAAAAGCAACAGGATATGATGGCTGACCAAGAAAAAGCTTTTGTAGCTGGATGTAAGGAAAACGGGTACTCAAAAGAAGTTGGGGATCAACTTTATGAATGGATTGTACGTTTTTCAAACTATGGGTTCAACAGGAGCCATGCTGTAGCATACAGTGTAATTTCCTATCAATTGGCTTTTTTAAAAGCCCATTACCCTGCGAGTTTCATGGCAAAATTAATGAGTACAGTTTCGTCAGACAAAATATTAAGCTATCTTCGTGAAGCAAAGGAATTAGGAATTATTGTTCAACCACCATCTATTAATCAAAGCTTCGGCAAGTTTACCGTGGAAAATGGTCAAATTCGCATGGGGCTTGGTATGATTAAAGGGGTAGGGAGAAATGCGATTTTAGAAATCCTTCAAGCACGAAAGCAGAAGCCTTTTTTGAATCTATTTGATTTTTGTAGACGTGTTTCTTTAAAAGTCATTAATCGTCAAGTACTGGAATCGTTAATTTTAGCTGGCTGTTTTGATGAAACGTTCGATAACCGTGCTTCTTTGTTGGCTAGCATTCAACATGCGATAGAGCAAGGAGAGCTATTTAGCGATATGAATGATCAGGAGTCCTTATTTGATGATGAGATAGAATTAGACGCTACTTATGTAGAGTCAGAGCCGTTTGATATATTAAAACGCCTTTCATTTGAAAAAGAAGTGCTTGGTATGTATGTTTCCTCTCACCCTTTAGAATCCTATCGGTCCATGTTAAGAAGTTCAGGTTACCTTTCTTTGCAAGATGTATATAAATCTGTAAAGAAGAAACGACTCAAGGCAGCTGTAGTGGTAGAGGAAATCAAAACCATTCGTACTAAAAGAGGAGACCCTATGGCCTTTCTCACCTTTATAGATGAAAATTCAGAGATGGAAGCTGTCATTTTTCCAGACGTATTTCGAGATGTGAAAAGATGGCTGGTAGAAGAAATGCTTGTTTTTATAGAGGGAAGAATAGAAGATAGGAACGGTAAACAACAATGGATTATCGAAAGTATTACCCCTTTTGATTCAGAGAGCTTACAAGGAGCTACACAACAAAGGTTATTTTTGAAAATAGAAGAAAGAGAATCAGACAGCATCACTCGCTCCATTAAAGTCATATCCAAACGTTATCCTGGAGAAGTTCCGATAATACTCTATTACGCTGTAAGGAAGGAGACATTTAAGTTAGCTCATGACTATTCGGTATCAGCAAACCGAGAATCCATTGAACAGTTTAAAGAACTGTTAGGTGAAGCTAACGTTGTTCTAAAATGA
- the pfkA gene encoding 6-phosphofructokinase, with amino-acid sequence MKKIGVLTSGGDAPGMNAAIRAVARKCIYHNVEVYGVYYGYQGLIEGHIEKMELGSVGDIIQRGGTTLYTARCPEFKTEEGRAKAIEQLNAHGIEGLVVIGGDGSFMGAKKLTELGYPCIGVPGTIDNDIPATDFTIGFDTALNTVIEAIDKIRDTATSHERTYVIEVMGRNAGDIALWAGLADGAETIIIPEVNDSFDDIVERLNRGHERGKRHSIIIVAEGVGSGFDYGKRIQEATELETRVTVLGHTQRGGSPTAFDRVLASRLGAQAVDLLLEGKAGRMVGIQNNQLVDHDIIEALETKHELDLSMYKLSKELSI; translated from the coding sequence ATGAAAAAGATTGGTGTGTTAACCAGTGGTGGAGATGCGCCTGGTATGAATGCTGCCATTCGTGCAGTTGCGCGTAAATGTATCTATCATAATGTAGAAGTATATGGTGTTTATTACGGGTACCAAGGCCTGATTGAAGGTCATATTGAAAAAATGGAATTAGGTTCTGTTGGTGACATCATTCAACGTGGAGGTACGACTCTTTATACAGCGCGTTGCCCGGAATTTAAGACAGAGGAAGGCCGAGCGAAAGCTATTGAGCAATTAAATGCCCATGGAATAGAAGGCTTAGTTGTTATCGGTGGAGATGGCTCGTTTATGGGTGCGAAGAAATTAACAGAGTTAGGTTATCCTTGTATCGGTGTTCCTGGTACGATTGATAATGATATTCCAGCGACAGATTTCACCATTGGGTTTGATACGGCTTTAAACACAGTGATTGAAGCAATTGACAAGATTCGTGACACGGCTACTTCACACGAACGTACCTATGTTATTGAAGTTATGGGTCGTAACGCTGGAGATATTGCGTTATGGGCTGGATTGGCTGATGGTGCAGAAACTATTATTATCCCTGAAGTGAATGACAGCTTTGATGATATTGTAGAACGACTGAACCGTGGGCATGAACGCGGAAAACGCCATAGTATTATTATTGTGGCTGAAGGTGTTGGTTCTGGTTTTGACTACGGTAAACGTATTCAAGAAGCTACAGAATTAGAAACACGTGTGACAGTGCTTGGACATACTCAACGTGGTGGATCACCAACTGCATTTGATCGAGTGTTAGCTAGTCGTTTAGGGGCTCAAGCAGTTGACTTATTGCTCGAAGGAAAAGCAGGTCGTATGGTGGGTATACAAAATAATCAATTAGTTGATCATGATATTATTGAAGCGTTAGAAACCAAGCATGAACTTGATTTAAGTATGTATAAGCTATCAAAGGAACTATCTATATAA
- the accA gene encoding acetyl-CoA carboxylase carboxyl transferase subunit alpha translates to MKQKQVLEFEKPVMELREKIAELKEFTSESDMDLTDEIRTLEARLVKVEEDVYGNMKPWDRVQMARHSERPTTLDYIHELFTDFLEFHGDRLYGDDEAIVAGIAKYNEQPVTVIGHQRGKDTKENIRRNFGMPHPEGYRKALRHMKQAEKFNRPIVCFIDTKGAYPGKAAEERGQSEAIARNLMEMAGLKVPVICFVIGEGGSGGALGLGVGDRIHMLENSTYSVISPEGAAALLWKDSGQAQKAAETMMITSYDLKTLEVIDEIIPEIKGGAHRDVKTQATYIAPVLDQSLKYLKSLTTEELLEERWEKYKKIGSYTTDL, encoded by the coding sequence ATGAAACAAAAACAAGTTTTAGAGTTTGAAAAACCAGTCATGGAGCTTCGTGAGAAAATTGCTGAACTGAAAGAATTCACAAGTGAAAGTGACATGGATTTAACAGATGAAATTCGGACACTAGAAGCTCGATTAGTTAAGGTTGAAGAAGATGTTTATGGAAACATGAAGCCATGGGACCGTGTTCAGATGGCTCGTCATAGCGAACGTCCCACAACACTAGATTATATTCATGAATTGTTTACGGATTTCCTTGAATTTCACGGAGATCGGTTATATGGGGACGATGAAGCTATTGTAGCAGGGATAGCGAAATATAATGAGCAACCAGTTACGGTAATAGGCCATCAACGTGGCAAGGATACAAAAGAAAATATTCGTCGTAACTTCGGTATGCCTCACCCTGAAGGATACCGTAAAGCTTTGCGCCATATGAAACAAGCAGAGAAGTTTAACCGTCCGATTGTTTGTTTTATTGATACAAAGGGTGCTTATCCAGGTAAAGCTGCTGAAGAAAGAGGCCAAAGTGAAGCCATCGCTCGTAATCTTATGGAAATGGCGGGGCTTAAAGTACCTGTTATTTGTTTCGTAATCGGTGAAGGTGGTAGTGGTGGAGCACTAGGTCTTGGAGTAGGAGACCGGATTCACATGCTTGAGAACTCAACTTATTCTGTTATCTCTCCTGAAGGGGCAGCCGCCTTATTATGGAAGGATTCTGGTCAAGCTCAAAAAGCTGCAGAAACGATGATGATTACGTCTTATGATCTTAAAACTTTAGAAGTTATAGATGAAATAATTCCAGAGATTAAAGGTGGAGCACACCGTGATGTGAAAACGCAAGCTACCTATATTGCTCCAGTACTTGACCAATCTCTCAAGTATTTAAAAAGTTTAACAACAGAGGAATTACTTGAGGAAAGATGGGAAAAGTATAAAAAGATTGGTTCCTACACTACGGATTTATAA
- a CDS encoding NAD(P)-dependent malic enzyme — MHRVHKGKLATHSKVPVRNKKDLSLAYSPGVAEPCKEIYEHKESVYDYTMKGNMVAVVSDGSAVLGLGNIGAEASLPVMEGKAALFKSFAGVDAFPICLSTNDIEQIVQTVKLMEPTFGGVNLEDIAAPNCFIIEERLKKETNIPIFHDDQHGTAIVTVAALMNALKLSGKKWSDIKVVANGAGAAGIAIIKLLYHFGVRDIIMCDSKGAIFEGRSYGMNGIKDEIAKMTNKDRQEGKLEDMMDGADVFVGVSVGGLLSKEMVQNMNDDPIIFAMANPEPEIMPDDAKEAGASVIGTGRSDFPNQVNNVLAFPGIFRGALDVRATRINEKMKIAAAEAIASLVSEEELNADYVIPAPFDPRVAPAVAASVAKAAMDSGVARHHVDPEDVAEKTRQLALIDES; from the coding sequence ATGCATCGTGTTCATAAAGGTAAATTAGCTACTCATTCTAAGGTACCTGTGAGAAATAAGAAAGATTTAAGTTTAGCTTATTCACCTGGTGTGGCTGAACCTTGTAAAGAAATATACGAACATAAGGAATCTGTATATGATTACACAATGAAGGGAAATATGGTAGCAGTTGTAAGTGATGGTTCTGCTGTTTTGGGCTTAGGGAATATTGGGGCGGAAGCCTCTTTGCCAGTTATGGAAGGAAAGGCTGCTTTGTTCAAGAGCTTTGCTGGTGTGGACGCCTTCCCAATTTGTTTAAGTACTAATGACATCGAACAAATTGTACAAACAGTTAAATTGATGGAACCAACGTTTGGAGGAGTGAATCTTGAAGATATTGCCGCTCCAAATTGCTTTATTATAGAAGAACGTTTGAAGAAAGAAACTAACATACCTATTTTTCATGATGATCAGCATGGAACAGCCATAGTAACTGTTGCTGCATTAATGAACGCTCTGAAACTTTCAGGGAAAAAATGGTCAGATATAAAAGTGGTAGCGAATGGTGCTGGAGCTGCCGGTATTGCTATTATTAAACTTTTATATCATTTCGGAGTGCGTGACATTATCATGTGTGATTCTAAAGGTGCCATTTTTGAAGGGCGTAGTTATGGTATGAATGGTATTAAAGATGAAATCGCCAAAATGACGAATAAGGACCGACAAGAAGGAAAGCTAGAAGATATGATGGATGGGGCAGATGTGTTTGTAGGTGTTTCTGTTGGAGGGTTATTATCCAAGGAAATGGTCCAAAATATGAATGATGACCCTATTATATTTGCCATGGCCAATCCAGAACCTGAAATTATGCCAGACGACGCTAAAGAAGCTGGTGCCAGTGTTATTGGTACGGGCCGTTCTGACTTTCCGAACCAAGTAAATAACGTATTAGCCTTCCCCGGAATCTTCCGTGGAGCACTAGATGTAAGAGCTACGAGAATTAATGAAAAAATGAAAATTGCAGCTGCAGAAGCAATTGCATCTCTAGTAAGTGAAGAGGAACTTAATGCTGACTATGTCATCCCAGCACCTTTTGATCCTCGAGTAGCACCTGCTGTAGCAGCTAGTGTTGCTAAAGCCGCAATGGATTCCGGTGTTGCACGTCACCATGTCGATCCTGAAGACGTAGCTGAGAAAACAAGACAGCTTGCATTAATCGATGAATCCTAA
- a CDS encoding FadR/GntR family transcriptional regulator: MPSKSKVYEEVLKELRRFIEEQGLSPGDKLPSERELAERLNAGRSSVREALRAMELLGLIETRRGEGTFLSSYQPYHMVEILSAFILQEAKTKENLKTTKQLIEKEALKIAKQHLTEYDYEVLQYKVNQFEPGTETFHYDFFYTIFDVGENQLLMKIWRLMEEFSRTFHKPAYDINLYKRLVQALYDQDDIQIETLSQQLYQEKLSK; the protein is encoded by the coding sequence ATGCCATCTAAATCCAAAGTGTATGAAGAGGTATTGAAAGAGCTCCGTCGCTTTATTGAAGAACAAGGATTATCTCCGGGAGATAAGCTTCCCTCAGAACGAGAGCTAGCTGAAAGATTAAACGCTGGCCGCTCTTCTGTAAGGGAAGCTTTGCGTGCAATGGAGCTTCTTGGTCTTATTGAAACAAGAAGAGGTGAAGGGACGTTTCTTAGTTCTTATCAGCCGTATCATATGGTCGAGATTCTGTCAGCATTCATCCTACAAGAGGCTAAAACGAAAGAAAATCTCAAAACTACCAAACAGCTAATAGAAAAAGAAGCGTTAAAGATAGCAAAACAACATTTAACAGAATACGACTATGAAGTGTTACAATATAAAGTTAATCAGTTTGAACCAGGGACTGAGACATTTCATTATGATTTTTTCTATACCATTTTCGATGTAGGAGAAAATCAATTGCTAATGAAAATATGGAGGCTCATGGAAGAGTTTTCACGTACATTTCATAAGCCAGCCTACGATATAAATCTTTATAAACGTTTAGTGCAAGCCCTCTATGACCAAGATGATATCCAAATAGAAACACTAAGCCAGCAACTCTATCAGGAGAAATTGTCGAAATAA
- the pyk gene encoding pyruvate kinase, whose translation MKKTKIVCTIGPASESVETLKELIENGMNVARLNFSHGDYEEHGQRIENIREASRQTGQTIGILLDTKGPEIRTGILRDEEVYLEKGAIARVTMDEIEGDGERFSVTYPGLIDDVHVGGKILLDDGLVELEVLEILKDQNEIKTRVLNSGPLKNKKGVNVPNVSVSLPGITDKDANDIIFGIEQGIDFIAASFVRRASDVLEIRELLENHGATHIQIIPKIENQEGVDNIREIIEVSDGLMVARGDLGVEIPAEEVPLVQKELIRQCNTAGKPVITATQMLDSMQRNPRPTRAEASDVANAIFDGTDAIMLSGETAAGTYPVEAVTTMFNIAVRAETALDHQVILSNRSRTSDMTITDAISQSVTHTAMNLNVTAILAPTESGHTARMISKYRPKAPLVAVTFNERVQRMLTLVWGVQAVMGEPSETTDDMLSVAIDSGLKTGEFNRGDRVIITAGVPVGESGTTNMMKVHVVGDVLAKGQGIGKKSAYGNATVAKTADEAINKIEDGEILVTISTDKDMMPAIEKASGIVTEEGGLTSHAAVVGLSLGIPVIVGVKDATNLVKDGEEITIDSSRGDIYEGHASVL comes from the coding sequence ATGAAAAAGACTAAAATTGTTTGTACGATTGGACCAGCATCTGAGTCAGTAGAAACATTAAAAGAGTTAATTGAAAATGGAATGAACGTAGCACGATTAAACTTCTCCCATGGTGACTATGAAGAGCATGGCCAGCGTATTGAAAACATACGTGAAGCTTCTCGACAAACGGGTCAAACAATAGGTATTTTGTTAGACACAAAAGGTCCTGAAATTCGTACAGGAATCCTTAGAGATGAGGAAGTTTATTTAGAAAAAGGCGCTATTGCTCGTGTCACAATGGACGAGATTGAAGGAGATGGAGAGCGTTTTTCTGTAACATATCCTGGATTGATTGATGACGTTCATGTAGGTGGCAAAATCCTATTGGACGATGGATTAGTTGAGTTAGAAGTTCTTGAAATACTTAAAGATCAGAATGAAATCAAAACGCGAGTGCTAAACTCCGGACCACTAAAGAATAAAAAAGGTGTTAACGTCCCAAATGTCAGCGTAAGTCTACCTGGTATTACAGATAAAGACGCCAATGACATTATCTTTGGAATAGAGCAAGGAATTGACTTTATTGCAGCATCATTTGTACGACGTGCATCTGACGTCTTAGAAATTCGCGAGCTTCTTGAAAACCATGGCGCAACGCATATTCAAATTATACCTAAGATTGAGAACCAAGAAGGTGTCGATAACATTCGCGAAATTATCGAAGTCAGCGATGGACTAATGGTAGCACGTGGCGATCTTGGTGTTGAAATTCCTGCAGAAGAAGTACCACTAGTTCAAAAGGAATTAATTCGCCAGTGTAACACTGCTGGTAAGCCAGTTATCACAGCAACACAAATGCTAGACTCTATGCAACGTAACCCTCGTCCAACGCGTGCAGAGGCAAGTGACGTAGCGAATGCTATCTTTGATGGTACTGATGCTATTATGCTAAGTGGTGAGACTGCTGCGGGAACGTATCCGGTTGAAGCTGTAACAACGATGTTTAACATTGCTGTTCGTGCTGAAACAGCTTTAGATCATCAGGTTATTCTAAGCAACCGTTCTCGTACAAGCGATATGACTATCACAGATGCTATTAGTCAGTCTGTAACACATACAGCAATGAACTTAAATGTAACTGCTATCTTGGCTCCTACTGAAAGTGGTCATACAGCACGAATGATTTCTAAGTATCGTCCAAAAGCACCTCTAGTTGCAGTTACCTTTAATGAGAGAGTACAACGCATGCTTACTCTAGTTTGGGGCGTTCAAGCTGTAATGGGCGAACCATCTGAAACAACGGATGATATGTTATCTGTTGCAATTGATAGTGGTCTGAAAACGGGTGAATTTAACAGAGGAGATCGTGTTATTATCACAGCAGGTGTTCCAGTCGGCGAGAGTGGTACAACGAACATGATGAAAGTTCATGTAGTTGGAGACGTTCTTGCAAAAGGACAAGGCATTGGTAAGAAGTCTGCATACGGTAATGCAACTGTTGCCAAAACAGCTGATGAAGCGATTAACAAAATCGAAGATGGTGAGATTTTAGTAACCATTAGCACGGATAAAGATATGATGCCGGCCATTGAAAAAGCGAGCGGTATCGTAACCGAAGAAGGCGGTCTAACATCTCATGCTGCAGTAGTAGGCCTAAGCCTTGGTATTCCGGTTATCGTAGGTGTGAAAGACGCTACAAATCTTGTCAAAGATGGAGAAGAAATCACAATCGATTCTTCACGCGGAGATATCTACGAAGGACATGCAAGCGTACTGTAA